The DNA segment GAACGGAGCGATGGTAGTCCTTCGGCCTCCCGCTGCCCAGCCCCCCGGCCTCCTGGAAACGCAACGAGACGCCCCCCTGGCGGGAGGATCTCCCGCCGGAGAGGCGTCTCGGTTCTCGACTCCAGGAGCAAGGGGATCAGCTCCCCTCGCCTCGGCTCACGACTGCGGCGAGGCGGCTTGCGGCGAGGCCGACCGGCCCGTCGGCGCGACCGCCTGGGCGCTCGGGGCGACGGTTTCAACCGGCACCATCACCGTCGTCGTCACCGGGATCTCCCGGGTCACCTGGCGCGGGACGCATCGGGTGACGGTCACCGGCACCTGTTCCGGGATCGTCACCGGGACCTGCCGCGTGATCGTCTCCTGCACGGGGACCATCTTGGTTGTGTAGGTCGTCACCGGCACCTGGACGGCCCGGGTCACGGGAACCTGCCGGGTGATCGTCTCGGTGACCATCCGGGTCCGAGTGGTCATGACGGTCACTTGCACCTGTTCCGGGATTGTCACCGGGACCTGTCGGGTGATCGTCTCGGTCACCTGCCGAGGCCGGAGGGTCGGGACGTGGTCGGTCCGGGTTTCCTGGGTCATGGTGACGCGGGTCGTCGGGACGGTCTCAACGATCTGCCGAGGGACCATCCGGGTCACCGGCACCTGAACGTCGCGGACCTCCACCCGAGGCACAGTGCGGGTCACCTGGACGGGGACCTGCTGATGGCGGACCTCCGGCACCTGCACGGTCGTCTGCACCGGAACCGTCTCGCAGCGCTGGCGGGTGACATAAGAGGTTTCCTGGATCTGATGTCGAACCGGATTGGGCACATACACCGACTTGGTCATGTAAGCCGGGGCACACGAACTCCCGCAGCCGCCGCCATGACCGAAGCCCATGCACGAGAGCCCCTTGCCATGATGACCGCCGACCGGAACCGTCACCGTCTGATAGCCCCCCTGGTCGACGCAGACCTCCCGAGTTCGGGTCACCGGCACCTGCTCGGCGACCGTCTGGGTGACGTAGCTCGTCCGGACCTGCGGGACCATCACCGTGTACGGCTGCGACTGCATGACCGTCTCGACCACCCGATCGAGGACCGTGTGCCGCTGCTGAATCGTCTGCTGGGTCGTCACCGGTTCGCAGACCGTTCGGGTCACCTGCTGCGGGACCGTCTCATACTTGGGGATGTTTACCACGTACTGCCGAGGCACCGTGACCGTCTCGTAGATCGTCCGCGTGACCGGGATCTGCTCGGTCTTGTACTCGGTCCGGTACTTCGTCTGGGTCGTCTGCACCGGCACCTGCTCGGTAATGCAGCGCTGGACGGGGACCTGCTGGGTGACGTACTCGGTTCGGTACTCGGTCCGGGTCGTCTGCACCGGCACCTTCTCGGCCACGTACCGCGTGACCGGGACCTGCTCGGTCCGGTACTCGGTGCGATACCTCGTCTGCATGATCGTCTCCGGGACGGTGTCGTAAACCGTCTCGGTGATCGTCTTCATGGTCGTCACGGTCTGGGGAACCATCGTCGGCCCGCAGGGCAGCCCGACCGGCTCGACCGACAGACACGCAAGACTCGGGCTCCCGATCCCGCATCGGAAACAGGCCGACGCCGAATCCGATCCCGCCAGGACCATTGCCGCGGTCGCCGCCAGCAGCAGACCGCCCCGCTTCATCCGCCTCATGACTTCACGCTCCCCAAAGGTGCTTCTCACTTGCCCCATCCCCCAGAGACGACCCGGCACACTCGCTCCCGGCCGCCCAGGCGGCTGTCCTTTCCTGATCGCTGCACCTTTCCGGTTTAGTCCAAATTTCGCGCCAGTTCAAGCGTTGAATTTGGAGTATTTGCGGATTTTGGGGTGATTGTGCGGTTGCTTTTTTCGGGCCAACGCAACTGGCATGAAGGGAACCACGTTCGAGGCTTGCGGTGGTGTCATTGCTGCGGGGCGCAAAAAAAAACGCCCGGTCCCCCCCGAGGGGACCGGGCATAGCCAGGGAGAACGACGCTTGCTCGTGACTTCGTCGGTCTGGATCGAACAGTGGGCCGAAACCCGATTGCCCGAAGGGACGCGGTCAGAGGCGAGCGATTGAGAACCAAAGCACCCAGGATGCCAGATGGGTTCGGCATTTTGGATTTGACGCGATCGAATGAGTTCTATCCGTTTGATGAGAAACAGGTTAAGGTTGATGAAAATTCTGCGGGCATGATCCGTGGATCAGGACCGGTGCCCGATTTGTTGGCGGTCCTGCTTGCCTGGTCGGCAGGGTCCAGGCAAGCGGCCCTCCGATCCGGGTCGATTGCACGGCGGGCGGTTGCTAGAATCGTTGGACAGTTCAGGTGAGGGGCGGAACGCAACAATCACGCAACCGAACGCGGTGAGGGTGGATACGGCCGATGACGACCAAGGTCTTCGTGCTCGGGCTCGACGGGGCGACCTGGGATATTCTCGGGCCGCTGGCCGAGGCCGGCGCGCTGCCGAACCTGGCAAGGTTGCGGCAGAAGGGGGCGTCGGGCACCTTGCGGTCGATCTTCCCCCCGCTCAGCCCGGTTGCCTGGACCGGCGTGATAACCGGCAAGAATCCGGGCAAGCACGGCGTCTTCGAGTTCCTTGAATTCGAGCACAACCCGCTCGGCGGTCGGGTGAACACGTCGCGGTCGATCCGGTCGGAGCTGCTCTGGGAGGTCGCCGGCCGCTTCGGCAAGCGAACGATCGCCGGGGCCGTGCCGATGAGCTACCCCCCCCGGCCCGCTCCCGACGGCTTCTTCCTGGGAGACTTCCTCAGCCCTCCCCAGGCCAAGGATTTTTCCACCGATCCCGCCCTGTTCGCCGAGCTGGAAACGGCCCTCGGCGAGTCGTATCGCCCCTGGGATACCTCGGTTCACGACGGCGGCAATGAGCCTCAGGCGCTCGCCTCGCTGACCGACTTTCTCGACCATCACCTCCGGGCCGTCCGGTTCCTGATGGACGCCCGACCCTGGGACCTGTTCATCTACGACCTGATGGCCACCGACCGCATCCAGCACGAACTCTGGCACGCCTGGGACCCCTCGCACCGCCTGGCCAAGGGGCGCGATCTGGCGAAGGTCCGCGAGGGTTTCATCGCCTTCTGGTTGAAGCTCGACGCGGGGATTGGCGAGATCGAGGCCGCCTTGCCCGAGGATGCGACGTTGGTCCTGATGAGCGACCACGGCTTCGGCCCGGTCGAGCACTTCGTCAACTTCAACGTCTGGCTTTTGGAGAAGGGGTTCATTCAACTGATCGACACCCCTTACGTGAAGCAGAAGCACTGGTGCTACAAGCGTGGGGTGACGCCGGAGTGGATCTATAACATCATGGCCCGCTTCGGCCAGGCGAAGCACCGGGTCAGCCGGTTCGGCGGGAGCCAGGACAACGGGCTCGACCGCCTGGCCGAGTCGGTCTTCCTCTCGCGTCGTCATATCGACTGGTCAAAGACAAAAGCTTACGCTCAGGGGAACTTCGGCCAGATCTTCCTCAATCGCCAGGGCCGCCAGCCGAACGGCTGCGTGGCTGAGGCCGACGTTCGCCCGATCCTCGACGACCTGAAGGCCGAACTGGCCGAGCTGACTCACCCCGAGACGGGCGTCCCCCTGGTCGAGCGCGTTTATGAGGCCGACGAACTCTACAACGGTCCCATGAGCCACCTCGCCCCCGACCTGACCGTCGTTCTGGGCGACTGGCGATACCGAACCATCGGCCTGCACGACTTCACGACCCACAAGGTCATCTCCCCCGCCTTCGGTCCGACCGGCGACCACCGCATGGAAGGGGTCTTCGTCGCCTCCGGCCCCGGCATCCAGCCCGGCGCCATGCTGGACGACTCCGCCACCCTGCTCGACATCGCCCCGACCGTCCTCCACCTGCTCGGCGTCCCGAGCCCCGACGATCTCGACGGCCGCCTCCTCTCCGAGGTTCTCGACCCCTCCTTCCAGCCCGACCGCGCCGCCCAGCTTGCCCCCGCGCCCTCCCCCTCCTCCTCCAACGGCGACGGCTCCCCGCCATCCGGTCTCGACGAGGAAGACGACGAGGCCGTCAAGCAACGCCTGGCCGACCTGGGGTATCTCTGAGCGGCCTCAACCGCCGATCGTTCCGATGGGCTGACAACCCTCACAGGTTCCGGGTACAATTTTTCTCCAATCGTCGCTCCTTTCAGGCAAAGGGGATCGCCCCTCGCGAGAGGAAGGGACGACACCCGCCTCGCTCACAACCCTTGCCTTGAGTGGTCCATCGCGCCCGGGAGCCCATGATTTGATGACGATTCGATCCCAGATGATCCGGTGGGTTTCGGGCCTGATGCTTGTCGGCTCCCTGGCCGTCAACCCGGCCCGGGGGGATGGCTTCGACCAGAACGTCAGGCCGCTCTTGCAGAAGCACTGCCTGAACTGCCACGGAGGAGAGAAACCCAGAGGGGGGATCGACCTGGCGCGGTTCGAGGAGGAGGAGACGCTTCGGGAGGACCCGGAGACCTGGCTCATGGTCGTCGATGCCTTGCTCGAACGCACGATGCCCCCTCCGGGACGCAGGGCTGGGCCGAATGAGGACGATCGGCAGCGGGCGGCGACCTCGATCAAGGCGGTCCTCGACGCCATCGAAGGGGTGGATGATCCCGGCCCAAGCGTCATCCAGCGCCTGACGAGACGCCAGTACAACAACACCATCCGCGACCTGCTCGGCGTCGATTCCGACCCCGCCCGCAACTTCCCGGCCGATGGCGGCGGCGGCGGTGGGTTCGACAACAACGCCTCGACCCTGTTCATCCCGCCGATCCTGATGGAGAAGTACCTCGCCGCGGCCGGTGAGGTGCTCGATCAGGCCGATCCCGATCGCTTCCTCGTCGTTCGGCCCGGAGCTGATCGGACGGCCGAGGAAGCCGCCCGAGCCTCGATCGCCGCCTTCGCGCGCCGGGCCTTCCGCAGGCCGGTCGAGGATCAGGAGGTCGATCGCCTGATGCGGCTCTATCGGCTGGCCGAGGATCGCGGCGACGACTTCGAAGGAGCCGTGCGGCTCGCCCTGCGGGCGGTGCTCGTCTCGCCGAATTTCCTGTATCTGATCGAGCAGGACCGGCCGGAGGCGGATGACCGCTCGTACCGGATCTCCGATCACGAGCTGGCCTGTCGACTCTCGTACTTCCTCTGGGCCTCGATGCCGGATGACGAGCTGTTTGCCCTGGCCAATGCCGGGACCTTGAGCGATCCGGACGTGCTCGATGCGCAGGTCCACCGGATGCTCGCCGACCCGAAGGCCCGAGCGATGGCCGAGGATTTCGCCGGTCAGTGGCTCCGCGTCGGCAACCTGGAGGACCTGGCCGACGTCGATCGCCGGCTGTTCCCCGAGTTCACGGACGAGCTGCGCGAGGCGATGGTCGAGGAGGCGATTGCCTACGTCCACGCCATCTTCCGAGATGATCGGTCGGTGCTGGAACTGATCGACTCCGACTACACCTATCTCAACGAGATGCTGGCCGAGCATTACGGCATCGAGGGGGTTGAAGGATCGGAGTTCCGCCGGGTCGCCCTGGAGGACCGGAACCGTGGAGGAGTGCTCGGCATGGCCTCGGTCCTGACCCTCACGTCGTACCCGAGACGCACCAGCCCGGTCTTGCGGGGCAAGTGGGTGCTGGAGGAACTGCTCGGCACGCCCCCCCCGCCGCCCCCGCCGATGGTCCGGGCCTTGCCGGCCGACGACCGGATTCGAGACGGCTTGACCTTCCGCCAGCGTTTGGAACAGCACCGCGAGGACCCGAACTGCGCCTCGTGTCACGCCAGGCTCGACCCGCTCGGGTTCGGACTGGAGAACTTCGACGTCCTCGGCCGATGGCGAGAGGAGATCAGCGAGGAGCCGGTCGACGCCTCGGGCGTCTTGACCACGGGCGAGGCGTTCACCGGCCCGGCGGCCCTCAAGGCCATCCTCGTCGAGACGAAGCGCGACCTGTTCGTGCGGAACCTCTCGGAGCGGATGCTCAGCTATGCCCTGCGTCGGGGGATTGAGTACTACGACACCCCCGCCGTCAACCGCGTGATCGAGGACCTGGAGGCCGAGGATTACCGAGGATCGGCGTTGATCACCGCGGTTGTCCGTAGCTTCCCCTTCCAGCATCGTCGGAACGAAACCCTGGAGGCCCAGCCATGAGCCGCAAGAACCACCCGATCAGCCGTCGAACCGTCCTTCGAGGGGTGGGAGCGATGGTCGGCCTGCCGTTGCTCGACGCCATGAGGCCCGCCGCTCGGGCCTTCGGCGCCGACGGGAACACCGACGACCGGCCTCCGGTCCGCATGGCCTGCCTGTTCTGGCCGAACGGCTGCAACCCTCACACCTGGACCCCCGAAGGCCACGGCCGAGACTTCACCCTCTCGCCCATCCTTCAGCCGATGGCGCGGCACAAGGACGAGATCCTTGTGCTGACCCACCTGAGCAACCAGGGGACCTTCACCGGCGACGGCCATTACGTGAAGGACGCCGCCTGGCTAACCGGCACGACCATCCATCGGACGACCGGCGCCGACCTGAACTCCGGCGGCATTTCGATTGACCAGCTCGCGGCGCAGCGGATCGGCCTCTTGACCCCCTTGCCGTCCCTGGAACTCGGCGTCGAGCCGGTGACGACCGGCGTCGATACGAACGTCGGCTACACCCGGCTCTACGGCTCGCACATCTCCTGGTCGACCCCCACCACTCCGGTCGCCCGAGAGATCAACCCGCGCCTCGCCTTCGACCGCCTTTTCCGATCCGAGGCCGGCAGCCGAGGGGGGCAGGACGACGACCGGAGCGTGCTGGACCTGGTGGCCGAAGATGCGAAGGCCCTCCGCGACCGGGTTGGCCACGAAGACCGCCGCAAGCTGGACGAGTACCTCGACTCGGTTCGGGCCGTCGAGACCCGGATCGCCTTCGAGGCCAGCGACCGCCGCGCCCGGTATCGCGACGATCCCGAAGCCAGGGCCGACATCGAGGCCCTCGGCGGTCGGGTCGATACCTACAGCCACGACCCCGGCCGCGTCCGAGAGCGGTCGATGGACCACTCCGAGCACGTCTCCTTGATGCTCGAAATCCTCTTGCTCGCCCTGCGGACCGATTCGACGCGGATCGCCACGTTCATGTTCGGCAACTCGGTGAGCAACAAGAACTTCTCGTTCCTCGACGGCGTTTCGGGGGGGCACCACCAACTCTCGCACCACGAGAACGACGAGGCGAAGCTGGCCGAGTACCAGCTCATCACCACCTGGCACATGGAGCAGTGTGCGCGGTTGCTCGACCGGATGCGGGAAATCCCCGAAGGCGAGGGGACCCTGCTCGACAACTCGATGGTCCTGATCGGCTCGGCTCTGCGAGACGGCAACCGCCACGACCCCCACAACCTGCCGACGGTCCTCGCCGGCCGCGCCGGCGGCACCCTGGCGCCCGGCCGTCACCTGATCTACAGCCCCGATACGCCCCTCTGCAACCTGTATGTTTCGATGCTCGACCGCGTCGGCGCTCCGGTCCCCCGGTTCGCCGACAGCACCGGGCCGCTCGAAGGGCTCGATAACCCCGAGTACGACGGGCGCCCCTACGAGGAGACGCAACGCCGAGGACGCCGCGAGCGTTCCTGATCGGCAAGCGATGCGGGGGCAATCGGGGGCATCTGACCAGCCCCCGACCGTCCCCGCTCACGACTCCCTCCGAGCGTTGATTGCCCTGCAGATTCCTTGCCATCTGTTTCAGCCGATTGACAACGGCGAGCAACAGGGTAAACTGGACGTTTTGCCGCATCGTGCCGATCCGGGATACGGTGAATCGTACGCCCGGGGTCCCGATGTGGAATATGGATCATCCCGAGGAGCACGCCCGAAGGGCCGATGTGTCTGTCGGCTTTGAAGGGATCGGGGACGCCCGAGGATCGCCAGGACGACCGAAGACCTATGCCCACGATCAATCAGCTCGTCCGCAAGCCGCGGAAGCAGCAGTACACCAAGACGAAGTCGCCGGTGCTGGACGCCAACCCGTTCAAGCGGGGGGTTTGCCTGCAGGTCAAGACGATGACGCCGAAGAAGCCGAACTCGGCCCTGCGGAAGGTCGCCCGTGTGCGGCTCTCCAACGGCAAGGAGATCACGGCCTACATCGGCGGCGAAGGCCACAACCTGCAAGAGCACTCGATCGTGCTCGTCCGCGGCGGCCGGGTCCGCGACCTGCCGGGCGTGCGGTATCACATCGTCCGCGGTGTGCTCGACTCGCTCGGCGTGGCCGACCGCAAGCAGGCCCGCTCGAAGTACGGCGCCAAGGCCAAGGCCGCTCCGGCTGCCAAGGGCGCCCGCAAGAAGTAATCGCCGGGCCTCGGGCTTCCATCGTTCTCCCATTGCCCTTCCCTGCCCTCCTTCGTGCCTGATCGGGGAGCCAGCCGGGAGACCCTGGAGATCGCCGAAGCCCAGGTCCAACCGACCGGGAGCGATCAGTCGGTCGCTACTGAGGGGTGCTGGCACGCCGGGACGGACCGATGCTCCTCACCGTGCCCGGCCTTGCCCGAGCCATCGCCGACAAGCGGTGAGGGGAAAACGTTTCCCCGATGGTCTCGGCGGCAACCCTCGACCTTCTCGGACCCGTGCCTCGCGGTCCGCTTCGCTCTCCCGGTTGTTTTGACGCGGCTCGACTCCACCCGGACTTTTCTGGCCCCTCGCATTACGGAACCGATCCGACCATGGCCCGCAAGTTCACCGCCAGCAAGGCGCAGCTCCGCCCCGACCCGAGGTTTGGCTCGAAGCTGGCCAGCAAGTTCATCAACTGCCTGATGTACGACGGTAAGAAGAGCGTTGCTCAGCGCGTCTTCTACGATGCCACCGACCTGATCCAGAAGCGCTTGCCGGATATCGATCCCCTGGAAGTCTTCGTCCGGGCGGTCGAGAACGTCATGCCGGTCATCGAGGTCCGCTCGAAGCGCGTCGGCGGTGCCACCTATCAGGTGCCGATGCAGGTCAAGAAGAACCGCCAGCAGACCCTGGCGATTCGCTGGATCCTCATGGCTGCCCGCGAAAAGAAGGGGCGACCGACCCACGTCAAGCTCGCCGACGAGCTGATTGCCGCCTTCAACCGTGAAGGGGCCGCCATGAGCCGTCGCGAAAACGTCCACCGTATGGCCGACGCCAACAAGGCGTTTGCCCACTTCGCCTGGTAATCCCGGGCACGTTCCGATGCGGGCTTCGGGACTCCCTCCTTCCGCCTTTGGTGGGGGAGTCCCTTTATCGGATCTTCGGATGACCGGTCGCCCTTCGAGGGGGTGTCGCGCCGTGACCCTCACGATCCGACCGTTCCATCTCGATGACGCCCCGGCCTTGCTCCGCCTCTTCCGCGACACGATTCGCCGGGTCAACTGCCGCGATTACGCGCCCGAGCAGGTTGAGGCGTGGGCTTCAGACGAGATCGACGAGGCTGCCTGGGCCTCGCGGTTCCTCGGCCGATTCGTGGTGGTTGCCGAGGCGGACGGACAGATCGCCGGCTTTGCGGAGCTGGAACCGAACGGTCATCTCGACCGCGTTTTCGTCTCGGCCGATCATCAAGGGCAAGGGATCGGTCACGCCTTGCTCGACGCGATCGAGGCGGAGGCCAGGCGAGTCGGCCTGCAACAGCTTGATGCCGACGTGAGCCTGACCGCCCTCCCCTTTTTTGAGCGGCGAGGCTTCACCACGCGCTCCCCTCAGGTGGTGACCCTCCGCGGGGTCGAGTTCCGCAATGTGCGGATGATCCGGGCGCTCGATGATTGAGTGTTCGATCCATCGAACCCGACCCGGCACGGCCCGTTTTCCGGGATCGCGAGCAGGGCCGGGCAGGACGCTGACGAATTCCAAGATCAGGAATCGCCGTCGCCTTGGGCGGGATCGTCGCTGAGGCTCGGGGCGTCGAGGCCAGGAGCCTCGTTGCGTTCCTCGCCTTCCTCGGTGTTGGAGTCGGCGTCCTCCGTCGTGGTCTGAACGGGGGTCTCGACCGGATCACTCACGGCGATGACCTGATCGCCGAACCGGATCTGTTCGGCGGCCATGGCCGGTTCACCGTTGAGCAGGGCCGGTCGCACGAGCAGGGAGATGGCGTCGCCTTCCTTCAGCTCCAGACCATTGAGCTTCGACTTCGGCCCAAGGATCACCTCGGTGCGGTTGCCGCCGCGCAGCTCGATCTGGCTGATCAGGTGGTCCTCGTCGTGGCCTCGGAAGGTCACGGTTCGGGTGCTAATGACCTCTCCTCGAACCCGCTTGATCATGCCGTCGTCGGGGCTCTGAACGTCGATCGAATCCTCCCCCTTCGACACGGATCGCGCCATCAAGATCGGTCGATCGTTAATCATGCCGCGATGGCCGATTACCGTGACCTCGTCCCCTTCCCCGATCTCCAGGGCGTGCAAGGCGTCGGCCGGGCCGAAATCGACCTTGGCCGTTCCTTGATCGGTGGCGACTCGGGCGATCCGATGCGGGCTGGCCACGCCCGAGAGTGGGAACTCCCGGATCTCCCGAACGGTGCCGGTCAGTTCGATCGCGTCGGACTGGGGGCGCTGATCGGCCTGCCGAGGGGCAATCATCCCCGTATCCCGGCCACCGTCGCCGATCCGCTGGCGCTGCCGGTTCGCGCTCGCCATGCGAGCTCGGCTCAGGTCGTCGATGTGGAGGGTTTCGACCGCGTCGAAGGTGCCGTCACCGTCCAGATCGACCGCAACGCGGACCCATCCGCTTGGGATCGCAACCCGGGCCGAGCCTGGGGCGGTCACGGTTTCCGAGCGAATTGATTCCGCAAGCTGACGGTCCTCTCGCTCCTGATCGGCGGGTGTCTCTGCGTCGATCGGCGGAGCCGGCTGACCCTCCTGGCCGGGAGCCGGGGCCGGGGGTACGGTGATGGGCCGGGGGGGCGGTGGATCGGGCTGCTGGGCGGTCGCGGTCGGGGGCATCAGCAGGGCAAGCAACGGCGATCCGCCGAGCACGACGGCCAAAAGCCTGGAGCGTCGCATCGTGGGGAGTCTCCTCTGGGGAACGAAAATGGGTGCGAAGCCCCCAGGCGGTTCAATCGCATGAGGACTCCGTTGATTTCAACAACACTGGAAGCGCTGGCTTCGGAGCAAATCCGAGTGGGTCCTGGCGACCGTGGCCGGATCGACGATCCCTCCCGCCCGTTTGCCTCGCGCGAAGGGGAACGGGTGAGGGGCGGGTCGTGGTCATTGGCCCGTCGGTCGATCACGACCGCTCACGGCTGCGGAGTGAGGCTGCCGGGCTCGCGAAGGGAACCGGGCGAGCCGGGCTCGATGGGCGTTGCCGGTCGGTCGAGGCCGCCGGGGGCGTCGAGCGCTTCGGGAGCTTGCTGAGAGGGAGGGAGATCGCCGGCCGCCTCGGGAGCGGGCGACGTGTCGTACCAATCATCGAACTCGGCCGAGTCGCTGTACCAGTCCGCGGTGTAGTACCCTCGGTAGCGCGGGCCGAGACCGTACGTCGGGCTCGGTAATGCCCCCTGTTCGACGAAGTTGTACCGGCCGAGACGGCTGAAAATGGCCGAGTCGCGGTCGATCCGACCGGAACGCGGAACGGTTCCCTGAGAGCCCGAAACGCTCAGCTCGCCGGTCGAGCGGCGCAGGTCAGGGTCGATGTCGGCGTTGGGTTCGGGATCGGTCTGGGGAACCCCCTCGGTGGTGCCGGGGCCGAACTCCTCGCCACTCGGGCCGAAGTCCATGCCGGCCGGTTCTCGATCGCGGGCAGGATAGCCGCCGTGCGTGGGATCGTAGAAGTCTCGCGAGCGGTCGCTGTAGCCCCAGCCGTAATACGGCGAGAAGCTTTGCTGGAAGTAAGGGGAACCGCCCAGCGCCGGCCGGGCTGGAGGGGCGGCGCGTCCGAGTTCTCCGGAGAAGCCGGGGCCCAGGGCTCGTCCACTCGGCGGCAGTTCGATCCCAAGCCCTCGCGGGTCGCCGGTAATTCCGCTTTGCAACGGATCGCGGGCCAGGCCGAGGGCGGTCCCGTCCATCTCCCCTTGCCGACCGATGCGGCTTCGCACGCCGTACCAGTCGCCGGGATCGTACCAGCGCTCGGCGAAGGTGTCGTAGGGGGAGTAATTGCCTCCGGTCGGCAGTCCGGTGACGATCTGGGCGGATGCCGGCACGCTTGCCGCGACGGCGAGGGCCAGCGTCACCCCGCCAACCAGGGCCGAGGTTGTGATGCTGCGTTTCATCGATGTCTCCTCGTGCGGTGATGGAGGCCAACCCATCGCGTTGGGATTGCCGCGGTCGAGATCGTTCGACCGACTCGGTTCCCAGCGCGAGTGGGTTGACTCAGCAGCGGCACCGCCTGCACTTCCCTCGTCGCCAGTCAGCGAGCGAGGAAAGGCAGGGCCGCCGTTCGCCTGCTCAATCGCTGCGAACCGCGCGCCGATCATCGCAGAAAATCGCGAGATTTTGCACGAATGTGGATGGAAGCTTCTGTTCGTGCGATCGCTTCCGAGAAAATCTCCGTGGTCAGATTCGACCGGACGCGGTAGGCTCATGCGCACCATGAATCCGAATTCGATGCCTCCTGCCGATGCTCCCGACGACGGCTCCGACCGGCCGCCTCGATCGCGCTCCGCGACGGACGTCGGCGCCCCGTTCGTCGTCACGGCCGATGCGTCGAACGTCGGCCCGGTGAT comes from the Tautonia marina genome and includes:
- a CDS encoding DUF1592 domain-containing protein, translating into MTIRSQMIRWVSGLMLVGSLAVNPARGDGFDQNVRPLLQKHCLNCHGGEKPRGGIDLARFEEEETLREDPETWLMVVDALLERTMPPPGRRAGPNEDDRQRAATSIKAVLDAIEGVDDPGPSVIQRLTRRQYNNTIRDLLGVDSDPARNFPADGGGGGGFDNNASTLFIPPILMEKYLAAAGEVLDQADPDRFLVVRPGADRTAEEAARASIAAFARRAFRRPVEDQEVDRLMRLYRLAEDRGDDFEGAVRLALRAVLVSPNFLYLIEQDRPEADDRSYRISDHELACRLSYFLWASMPDDELFALANAGTLSDPDVLDAQVHRMLADPKARAMAEDFAGQWLRVGNLEDLADVDRRLFPEFTDELREAMVEEAIAYVHAIFRDDRSVLELIDSDYTYLNEMLAEHYGIEGVEGSEFRRVALEDRNRGGVLGMASVLTLTSYPRRTSPVLRGKWVLEELLGTPPPPPPPMVRALPADDRIRDGLTFRQRLEQHREDPNCASCHARLDPLGFGLENFDVLGRWREEISEEPVDASGVLTTGEAFTGPAALKAILVETKRDLFVRNLSERMLSYALRRGIEYYDTPAVNRVIEDLEAEDYRGSALITAVVRSFPFQHRRNETLEAQP
- the rpsL gene encoding 30S ribosomal protein S12 codes for the protein MPTINQLVRKPRKQQYTKTKSPVLDANPFKRGVCLQVKTMTPKKPNSALRKVARVRLSNGKEITAYIGGEGHNLQEHSIVLVRGGRVRDLPGVRYHIVRGVLDSLGVADRKQARSKYGAKAKAAPAAKGARKK
- a CDS encoding GNAT family N-acetyltransferase gives rise to the protein MTLTIRPFHLDDAPALLRLFRDTIRRVNCRDYAPEQVEAWASDEIDEAAWASRFLGRFVVVAEADGQIAGFAELEPNGHLDRVFVSADHQGQGIGHALLDAIEAEARRVGLQQLDADVSLTALPFFERRGFTTRSPQVVTLRGVEFRNVRMIRALDD
- a CDS encoding alkaline phosphatase family protein translates to MTTKVFVLGLDGATWDILGPLAEAGALPNLARLRQKGASGTLRSIFPPLSPVAWTGVITGKNPGKHGVFEFLEFEHNPLGGRVNTSRSIRSELLWEVAGRFGKRTIAGAVPMSYPPRPAPDGFFLGDFLSPPQAKDFSTDPALFAELETALGESYRPWDTSVHDGGNEPQALASLTDFLDHHLRAVRFLMDARPWDLFIYDLMATDRIQHELWHAWDPSHRLAKGRDLAKVREGFIAFWLKLDAGIGEIEAALPEDATLVLMSDHGFGPVEHFVNFNVWLLEKGFIQLIDTPYVKQKHWCYKRGVTPEWIYNIMARFGQAKHRVSRFGGSQDNGLDRLAESVFLSRRHIDWSKTKAYAQGNFGQIFLNRQGRQPNGCVAEADVRPILDDLKAELAELTHPETGVPLVERVYEADELYNGPMSHLAPDLTVVLGDWRYRTIGLHDFTTHKVISPAFGPTGDHRMEGVFVASGPGIQPGAMLDDSATLLDIAPTVLHLLGVPSPDDLDGRLLSEVLDPSFQPDRAAQLAPAPSPSSSNGDGSPPSGLDEEDDEAVKQRLADLGYL
- a CDS encoding DUF1552 domain-containing protein, coding for MSRKNHPISRRTVLRGVGAMVGLPLLDAMRPAARAFGADGNTDDRPPVRMACLFWPNGCNPHTWTPEGHGRDFTLSPILQPMARHKDEILVLTHLSNQGTFTGDGHYVKDAAWLTGTTIHRTTGADLNSGGISIDQLAAQRIGLLTPLPSLELGVEPVTTGVDTNVGYTRLYGSHISWSTPTTPVAREINPRLAFDRLFRSEAGSRGGQDDDRSVLDLVAEDAKALRDRVGHEDRRKLDEYLDSVRAVETRIAFEASDRRARYRDDPEARADIEALGGRVDTYSHDPGRVRERSMDHSEHVSLMLEILLLALRTDSTRIATFMFGNSVSNKNFSFLDGVSGGHHQLSHHENDEAKLAEYQLITTWHMEQCARLLDRMREIPEGEGTLLDNSMVLIGSALRDGNRHDPHNLPTVLAGRAGGTLAPGRHLIYSPDTPLCNLYVSMLDRVGAPVPRFADSTGPLEGLDNPEYDGRPYEETQRRGRRERS
- the rpsG gene encoding 30S ribosomal protein S7 translates to MARKFTASKAQLRPDPRFGSKLASKFINCLMYDGKKSVAQRVFYDATDLIQKRLPDIDPLEVFVRAVENVMPVIEVRSKRVGGATYQVPMQVKKNRQQTLAIRWILMAAREKKGRPTHVKLADELIAAFNREGAAMSRRENVHRMADANKAFAHFAW